The following proteins come from a genomic window of Diprion similis isolate iyDipSimi1 chromosome 8, iyDipSimi1.1, whole genome shotgun sequence:
- the LOC124408561 gene encoding fasciclin-3 isoform X6, giving the protein MTTMTSLLGKSTSMNIILWTCLAFLCASIQADTQNIDISINPSRETTVRVGQNLTILCSVGVPLRTCRVEVPRETTVYLEPNQPPEDGIGWYGKSLEAGECGVQISQIKATHDGIFKCGLTPKSARSESYKTLRIIVAKAPFMPEMMVYPGRRGDPRNFEKGETLKVGCSVKGGRPAANVSIFLGDEQIGLEERPVIRDSNNDTLVIQNATRVLSWTDNGKVLRCDATHLALDRPLSATRQISVLYAPQPQPTIERFGYVIGQPGTVNVTVQANPRPQFMWRIDEDKVDEDRFDESNRIKSSRAVELGKGYWQISLTIDSVQKSDTEKKYVLEAGNELGSVEYQIVLSTSTEPPEGISNRTTSPHAHAGAFSHFYGKLAESMHALGDLDAGSIIGIVVGVLVLLLIVFLIVFARATGRWCFAARRRRDEEAAGGAGAGSEAHITPGDEDHEDPHIIDEKMPHGGQENPIHASTEYVNGNTDIKDIKKDEKTDTPV; this is encoded by the exons CCGACACGCAGAACATTGACATCTCGATCAATCCATCGAGAGAGACGACGGTGCGCGTTGGACAAAACCTCACGATACTCTGCAGCGTGGGCGTACCTTTGAGAACCTGTCGCGTTGAAGTTCCTCGCGAAACGACCGTGTATCTCGAGCCCAATCAGCCGCCCGAAGATGGAATTGGGTGGTACGGCAAATCGTTGGAAGCTGGAGAATGCGGGGTACAAATCTCGCAAATCAAGGCAACACACGACGGCATATTCAAGTGCGGCCTCACTCCGAAGTCTGCCAGATCCGAGAGCTACAAGACCTTGAGAATCATCGTTGCCA AGGCTCCATTCATGCCTGAAATGATGGTCTATCCCGGACGTCGTGGTGATCcaagaaatttcgaaaaggGAGAAACGCTGAAAGTGGGCTGTAGTGTCAAGGGTGGTCGACCAGCTGCAAACGTGTCTATATTTTTGG GCGACGAACAAATCGGTCTTGAGGAGAGACCAGTAATTCGTGACAGCAACAACGACACATTGGTTATTCAAAATGCGACACGAGTCTTGTCTTGGACTGACAACGGGAAGGTGTTACGCTGCGACGCTACTCACCTCGCTCTGGATCGACCCCTTTCAGCAACACGGCAGATCTCGGTCTTAT ACGCGCCGCAACCCCAGCCCACAATTGAAAGGTTTGGATACGTTATTGGTCAGCCTGGTACAGTTAACGTAACGGTTCAAGCGAATCCTCGACCGCAATTCATGTGGCGTATTGACGAAGACAAGGTCGACGAGGATCGATTTGACGAGAGCAATCGCATCAAGTCATCCAGAGCAGTCGAATTA GGCAAAGGGTATTGGCAAATTAGTCTGACTATCGACAGTGTTCAAAAGTCCGACACCGAGAAGAAGTACGTTTTGGAAGCAGGAAACGAGCTGGGATCTGTTGAGTACCAAATCGTTTTGTCGACGTCGACGGAACCTCCTG AAGGTATATCTAACCGCACTACTTCACCACATGCTCACGCAGGAGCGTTCAGTCACTTCTATGGTAAGCTCGCCGAATCAATGCACGCACTAG GAGATCTTGACGCCGGATCGATCATCGGCATCGTTGTTGGAGTATTGGTCCTGCTTCTTATTGTGTTCCTTATCGTCTTTGCACGTGCTACGGGTCGTTGGTGTTTCGCAG CGAGGCGGAGGCGCGACGAGGAGGCGGCTGGCGGTGCCGGCGCCGGAAGCGAGGCGCACATCACACCTGGCGACGAGGACCACGAAGACCCCCACATCATAGACGAGAAGATGCCCCACGGCGGACAGGAGAACCCGATCCACGCGAGCACGGAATACGTGAACGGCAACACGGACATCAAGGACATCAAGAAGGACGAGAAGACGGACACGCCGGTCTAA